The sequence below is a genomic window from Thalassomonas haliotis.
CATAGGAACGGCATAATGTTTAGTTATTATTTACGTCTTGCCGCGATCAGCATACGCAGGCAAATTGAGAGAGGATTAAGCCAGATGCCTAGTAGTCATTGTCACCTGAGCGGAGTCAGAACTCTTCAATATTCAACAAACACACAACCATAGGAACGGCATAATGTTTAGTTATTATTTACGTCTTGCCGCGATCAGCATACGCAGGCACTGGGGACTCAGTCTAATCATGATCACCGCCATAGGCTTAGGTATTGGCACCGCCATGACCACAGTCACGGTAAACTATATGATGTCTGCCAACCCTATCCCCCAGAAAAGCGAGCAGCTTTTTTATGTGCAGCTTGATAGCTGGGATATCAATGATCCCTGGGACGAGGGACAAAATCCCCCCGATCAGGTGACCTATACCGATGCCAGCAATTTGTTTAAGGCGGGCAAGGCTTTTCGTCACAGCATTTCGGCCCAGGCTTTTGCGGTCATCGAACCCCGGGATCCCGACCAGCTGCCGATCACAGTCAATGCCCGGGCCAACAGCGCCGATTTTTTTGCCATGTTTAACGTGCCCTTTATTTATGGCGGCGCCTGGAGCGCACAGGCCGATATCAATAAAGAACTGGTCGCGGTGATCAGCAAGGAAACCAATAACAGCTTATTTGGCGGTAACAATTCCGTCGGCGAGTTGATCCGCATCGACGGCAGCCTGTTTAAAATTGTCGGGGTCATAGACAGCTGGCAGCCGGCGCCGAAATATTACGACCTCACTTCCGGCGCCTTTAATGACAGCGAAGAATTGTTTGTGCCCTTTAGCCTGATCGCCGAAGAAAAAATCACCCGCTCCGGTAATACCAGCTGCTGGAAACCCAGCGGCGACGGCATGGCAGCATTTTTGCGTTCTGAATGTGTCTGGATCCAGTTTTGGGTAGAGTTAAGGGATGAGCAGGAGAAGCAGGATTACCTGACCTTTCTCAATGGCTATGTCGAACAGCAAAAACAGCTGGGCCGGTTTCAACGCCCGCTGGACAACCGTTTAAGCAATGTCATGCAATGGCTGGAAAACCAGGAAGTAGTCGCCGACGACGCGAAAATGATGATGGCAATGTCCTTTATGTTTCTTATCGTCTGCCTGCTCAATACCGTAGGTTTGTTGCTGGCAAAATTTTTGGGCAAGGCCCCGGAAATCGGCTTGCGCCAGGCGTTAGGCGCCAGCAAAGCCACCTTGTTTTACCAGTACCTGGTGGAGTCTGCCTGTATCGGCCTTGGCGGCGGCTTATTGGGCCTGGTGCTTGCCTGGCTGGGGTTACAAAGTGTTGCCGCCATGTACGGCGACTATATGAAAGACCTTACCAGCCTAGACGGCACTATGGTACTGCTGGCCATGCTGCTGGCGCTGGGGTCAACCCTGATTGCCGGTCTGTATCCCACCTGGCGCGCCTGTCATGTTCAGCCTTCACAACAACTTAAAAGCCAATAACGCGGAGCACTATCATGTTGGAATCCGGACTTATTATCCGCGCCTTAATGCGCAATAAAATGGGCGCCTTGTTGATCGCCCTGCAAATTGCCCTGACCATGACCATCATGGTCAATGCCATCTTTATGATCCAGGACCGCCAAGGGCAGATGGCACGGGACAGCGGCCTGAATGAACAAGATACTTTTTATTTAACCAATACTATCTTCGCCCAGGACTACAACCCCCAGGTAGGCCTGAAAACCGATCTCAATGCCATACGCAAAACCCCCGGCGTGGTAGATGCGATACAGATCAATGCCATTCCACTGAGCGGCGGCGGCTGGTCTTCCGGCCTGCAAACCGAAGCAGGAGAGGATAAAGACGGGGTCAACACCGCCATTTATATGGTGGATGACCACGCCATCAATACCCTGGAGCTGGAGTTGCTCGCCGGGGAGAATTTCGCGCCGTCTGATATCGACTGGCGTTTACCGTCGCAATCCGCCTGGCCGGCTAAAGTCATGATCACCCGGGCACTGGCAACTTCCCTGTTTCCCGACAACTGGCAGTCGGCCCTGGGGAAAACCGTTTATATCAGCAATAACCAGCCGATGCAGGTTATCGGTATCATCAAAAATTTGCAGGCCCCGTGGAATGGCTGGAGCGGTGTCGAACGCAGCGCTTTGGTGCCTTTTCAAATGGAAACCCGCAGCGGACGTTATTTTATCCGCACCGAGCCGGGCAGGCGGGATGAGCTGATGCCGCTTATAGAGAACATGCTCGCCAAAAGCGATAAAGGCCGCATTATCCGCCGCCTGACCACCATGGAAGAAACCCGGGAGCAAAGTTATCGCCAGCACAATGCCACCAATAAAATCTTGATGGCTGTGGTAAGCACATTAACCCTGATCACCGCCTTTGGCATCGTCGGCCTGGCGATATTCAGCATCAACCGCCGCACCAAGCAAATAGGCACCCGCCGGGCACTGGGGGCAACCCGCTGGCAGGTAATGCGTTACTTTATGGTGGAGAACTTTTTTATCTCCGCCGTGGGCATCATTATCGGCTGTATCGGCACCGTCAGCTTGAACTACTGGCTGGTGAATAAATTTAATATGACGCCGCTCGGCTTTGAACTGATCCTGCTCGGGGTGATCACCCTGGTCATCGTCGGCCAGCTGGCGGTGCTTTACCCGGCAAGCAAAGCCGCCTTGATTTCCCCGGCTACCGCCACCCGCACGGTTTAAGGTGAACTTGAGATAGCGATATAAACATAACCGATAAAATCACAGGCGCAGGTGGCTGCATTCATCCACCTGCGCCTGCTGCTCCCCTTTATCCATAAACTCAGACAATTCCCTGGTTATTCCCCTGAAATACTCGCTTAAATAAGAGTTATTCTCAGCTAACTGTTTGTTTCCTGAGCTATTTCGGCTAATACATTGTCAGTTACAATATTTTTCTTTTCTTTTGATATAAATTAGCCCAATATGAGCGGCGGTAAACTCATTGAAGGGACACAATGAAAATAACAGACACCAGTAACCAAGACGTTCAAATAGTTCAGAAAAAATCAAACGCTAAACTCGTTTTACTCTCTCTTTTCAGTCTTGTCTTTTTATCGGTTATCATCTGGCAAATGGCGCCTGCCGCCAGCCGCTGGGCCCAGGCCGAAAAATCCGTTGCCCGCGACCGGGTGCGTATCGCTACCGTCAGCCGCGGTGATTTTACCCGGGACATTTCCGTGCAGGGCCGTGTGGTTGCGGCCATCAGCCCCACGGTATACAGCCCGGCAGACGGCACCATCACCCTGGCAATAGAAGCCGGCCATGAAGTAAAAAAAGATCAAATACTCGCGACCCTCGACAGCCCTGAGCTCACCAATGAGTTATCCCAACAACAGGCAATACAGGCCAGCCTGAAATCCGATTTAGAGCGCCAGCAAATCCAGGCAAAAAGACAAAAGCTCAGCGACCAAAAGGCAGTGGATCTCGCCAACGTCAAACTGATCACCGCCAAGCGGGAAAAACGCCGCGCCGAGCAGGGCTATGAAAAAAATGCCATCAGCCAGATTGATTATGAAAAAGCGGAAGACGACCTGCAAAATGCCACCCTGTTATACCGCCACGCGGTGCAGGACGGCGAACTCAATATTGAAAGCCTGGATTTTGACAGCAAGTCGCTGGCCCTGGATTTACGCCGCCAGACATTAAAAATCTCCGAATTGCAGCGCCAGGTGGATGCCCTGCAGATCCGCTCGCCGGTGGACGGCATCGTCGGTAACCTCAACAGCGAAAATAAAACTTTTTTAACAAAAAACCAGCCGATTTTAACTGTGGTTGACCTTAGCCGGTTCGAGGTGGAAATCCAAATCCCCGAAAGTTATGCCGACGACCTTGCCATCGGCATGGCCGCCGATATCAAGGTCGAGCAGCTTCTTTACCAGGCACAGCTGGTAACCATTTCCCCGGAAATTATCAATAACCAGGTTAGCGCCCGGGTGCGTTTTACCGATAACACGCCCCCTAAGCTCAGGCAAAATCAAAGGTTAACCACCAAAATAATTTTGCAGCATAAAAGCCAGGTGCTGCAGGTGGCCAGGGGGCAATTTATGGAGAGCAGCGGCGGCAAGTTTGCCTATAAGGTGACGGACTCGCTGGCGCGTAAAACCGCAATTAATATCGGCGCCAAAAGCATCAGCCATATTGAAATTCTCAGCGGTTTACATGAAGGCGAGCAAATTATTATTTCCGGCACCGACAGTTTTAATTCGGCGGATCAGGTATTAATCAGTCAATAAACTTGCTTTGACCTATATATTCGCCGTATAAAGGGAACCTGGATACGGCGCAGACCCAGGTAAAGGAAAACCTTGTTCAATGAATGAACAAGCAAACGGACTGGCAAACAGGCTAACAAACGGACTTAAACTTTATGTTATTAATGAACAATCTCTGCAAAGTCTTTCAAAGTGCAGATATTCAGACCCATGCGCTGCACGAGGTTAACCTCAACGTTGCCGAGGGGGACTTTCTCAGTGTCACCGGCCCTTCCGGCTCGGGAAAAACCACTTTCCTCAATATTGCCGGTTTGCTGGAAAATCACAGCAGCGGCGAATTTTTACTGGACGGAGAAAATGTCGGTACTTTAAAAGACAGCGCCCGCTCCCGGTTAAGAAACCAAAAAATCGGTTTTATCTTCCAGGGTTTTAACCTTATTCCCGATCTTAACTTATACGATAATGTCGATGTGCCGCTGCGCTACCGCGGCTTTAATGCCAAAGAGCGCAAACAGCGTATCTACAGCCAGCTCGAACGCGTCGGCCTGGCATCGAGAATGAAACACTTACCCGCCCAGTTATCCGGCGGCCAGCAGCAAAGGGTCGCCATCGCCCGGGCACTGGCGACAGAGCCGCGTTTTTTACTGGCGGATGAACCCACAGGCAACCTGGACAGTGAAATGGCCCGGGGAGTGATGAGCTTGCTGGAAGAAATCAACCGGCAAGGCACCACCATTATCATGGTAACCCATGACGAAAAGCTGGCACAGCGGGCCTCGCGCTCAATACAGATAAAAGACGGCCGGGTCAGTGAAGCCCCTCCCCTGATGAAAAAGGCTATCGCCTGACTTTTAACTGAAGAAATGTAAAAAAGTCACAGGGAACCGCTAAGGATAAAGCACAAGGAAATTTTATGTTTTTTTATTATTTGCGCCTGGCCAGGATCAGCATCTTGCGCCATTGGGGCCTGAGCCTGTTGATGGTCACCGCCATCGCGCTGGGCATAGGCGCGGCCATGACGACGGTAACCGTGAATTACCTGATGTCTGCCGATCCTATCCCGAATAAAAGCCACAGGCTGCATACCATACAGCTGGATAACTGGGATGAAAACAAACCGTTTAAAGAAGGACTGGAACCGCCGTCGTTTTTAACCTACCGGGACGCGAAAAACCTGCTCTCGGCTAAAAAAGCCTATCGCCAGACCATGCATACCGCCGCCAAGGCGGTTATAGAGCCTTTGGATGAGCAGGGCTTACCCCTTTATGTCACCGTCAGGGCCAATACCAGGGATTTCTTTACCATGTTCGAGACCCCCTTTGTTTATGGCGCCCCCTGGCAAAGGGAAGTCGATAGCAATAATGACCTGGTGGTGGTGTTGAGTGAGAAAATCAACGAACGCCTGTTTGCCGGGGAAAACCCGGTCGGCAAATCGATAAAAATAAATGGCGAATTCTATAAAGTAGTCGGTGTACTTGCCAACTGGCAGCCTAAACCCAGGTTCTACCACGTAGATAAAATCAAGGCCTTTGATGACAGCGAAGATATATTCGTGCCTTTTACCGCCATCACCGAAGAAAAAATCAACTTTGACGACAACAGCTACTGCTGGGGGCCGTCGACGGATACCTGGCAGGACTACCTCAATTCTGAATGTGTCTGGGTACATTTTTGGGTGGAGTTTGATAACCCGGCAGAAAAACAGCACTACCGGGATTTTCTTGACGGCTATGTGCAGCAGCAAAGGTTATATGGCCGCTTTAAACGCCCCGATGACAACAGGATTAATACCCTGGATGAGTGGTTTCAGGTGCAGGAAGTGGTCAACAAAGACAATAATATGCTGATGGCAATGGCATTTTTATTTCTCGGCGTTTGCCTGCTTAATACCATAGGATTATTACTGGCCAAATTTCTCGGTAAAAGTGCGGAAATCGGCTTGCGCCAGGCCCTGGGCGCCAGTAAAAGCACCCTGTTTTACCAATATATGGTGGAGTCGGCCTGTATCGGGGTTATCGGCGGCTTGCTCGGCCTGGTTTTCGCCTACCTGGGGCTTGAGGGCATAGAATTGCTCTACGGCGAAAAAATGAAAGCCCTGGTCGCCCTGGATACTAACCTGGTCATCTTTGCCGTCTTGTTATCTATTGTTGCCACCGTACTCGCCGGTTTATACCCCACCTGGCGCGCCTGCAATATCGCCCCCGCCAATCAATTAAAGAGCCAGTAGCCATGTCCGAGACCTTAGCCATTCCAGGGAAGAAGCTGGAACTTTCAATGAAAAGAAGGAGATTGCCATGCTAGAGCTTGGACTTATTGTGCGGGCATTATTGCGCCATAAAATGGCCGCCTTGATCATTGCCCTGCAAATCGCCCTGACCCTGACGGTACTGGTCAATGCCGTTTTTATGATCCAGGACCGCCAGGCAAGCATGCAGCGGGATACCGGGGTCAACGAAACCGATACCTTCTACCTCACCAGCCGGGTATTTGCCCCCGGGTACCATTATCACAGTGAAATCCCCAAAGATCTGGATCTGCTGCGCCATACCCCCGGCATTATCGATGCCGTTTATATCAATTCGGTCCCCCTGTCGGGATACGGCAGCTACCAGCGCCTGCAATTACAGCCGGGCAAAGATCAGGACAGCCTGCTGGCCGGCAATTATTTAAGTGACGACCATGTGATAAATACCCTGGAACTTGAGCTAATCGCCGGTAAAAATTTTCAGCCCGAAGATGTGCTTATCCGGGACATCAGCAGCGCAAAAATGCCTGCCAATATTATTGTCAGCCGGGCAATGGCTGCCCAGCTGTATCCGGAGAACTGGCAACAGGCGCTGGGCAGCACGGTTTATGTCGATGAAAATGTGCCGTTAAAAATTACCGGCATAGTTAAAACCTTACAGGGGGCATGGCATTTTTGGGATCAGGTGGAAACGACCATTATCACCCCGGTGATTTCATTAAGTGATTCCGGTATCTATCTCATCCGCACCGAACCCGGCCGCCGGGATGAATTAATGCCAAAAGTTGAAGCCCTGCTCGCCCATAGCAATAAAAACCGTATCATACGCTCGGTGACAACCTTACAGGATACCCGGGATGAAAGTTACCGCGAGCATAACGCCACCAATAAAATCCTCTTGCTGGTGGTACTGACCCTGGTATTGGTGACCGCTTTTGGCATTGTCGGCCTGGCGACTTTCGGTATCAACCGCCGCACCCGGCAAATCGGCACCCGTAGGGCGCTGGGAGCCACCAAAGGGCAAATTATGCGCTATTTTATGGTGGAAAACTCCCTGATCACCCTGCTGGGCATTATCTTAGGCGCTATCGGCGCGGTGGCACTTAATATTTACCTGGTAGAAACTTTTGCCATGACACCTGTCACCCCGGACTTGGTTCTCTACGGCGCTATCTCTGTCTTTCTGCTCGGTCAGCTCGCGGTATTATACCCGGCGCGCAAAGCCGCGCTGATTTCCCCGGCCACGGCAACCCGCATGGTATAGGTTTAGGCTGCCAACAGGATAACCGGCTCAGCCCAGTTATCCTGCTATCCCTTTATTTTCATCCGCAAAACAGCCAATACCTGCTCTGGTTTAACAAAGAAATCGTGTTATCCTGCTTAAAAAATAACAAGAAGCCTGATATAAAAATGAAGAACAAACTACTCTCCCTTGCCCTGCTGCTGACCCCGGCCCTGGCCTGTGCCCAGTCGACACTGATCAGCAATATTAACGGTTACACCCTAAAAGAAAACCGCTTGCTGAGCTTTAATGCCATAGAATTTCAAGACGATGAAATTACCCGCTTATACCAGAGCGGCGACAAATTACCCGATATAAAGGGTCAGCAAACCAGGCATATCAACGGCGAGGGCAAAACCCTGCTGCCCGGGCTTATCGATGCCCACGGCCATGTACTGGGTTACGGCTTAAGCCTGCTGCGGGCGGATTTAACCAATACAGCCTCAGAACTCGAAGCCGCCAAGCGGGTGCTTAACTACGCACAAAAAAATAAAGACTTAACCTGGCTCCAGGGCCGCGGCTGGAATCAGGTACAGTGGCCGGGCAAAAGTTTTCCCGGCGCCGCCAGTTTAGACCAGTACTTTCCCGATCGGCCGGTATGGCTGCGCCGCATCGACGGTCATGCCGGTTGGGCCAACAGCAAAGCCATGGCACTTGCCGGTATCACTAAAGATACCGTTTCTCCCCGGGGCGGAGAAATTATCCGCGACAGCCAGGGTAATGCCAGCGGTGTCTTTATCGACAATGCCATGACCCTGATTGAAAGCAAGATCCCGCCGCTGACCATCACAGAGCAAAAGGCCATTTTAGTCAAAGCCATGAATGCCCTGGCCGCCGTCGGCCTCACCAGCGTCCACGATGCCGGCATCAGCGTAGCGAACCTGAAAGCCTACCAGGCATTAAGCCGGGAGCAAAAGATGCCGATCCGGGTTAATGCCATGCTCGATATCACGGACAAACAGTGGCGGGATGTCCTTAAACAAGGGCCGGTGCGCAGTGCAGATGATTTTCTTAAAATGGACAGCGTAAAAGTTGTTGCCGACGGCGCCCTGGGCAGCCGCGGCGCCGCCTTGATTGAAGATTATTCGGATCATGCCGGGCATAAAGGCCTGCTGCTGTTTAGCGATAAAAAATTGCTTGAGGTCATGAAAACCGCCATGGACGCCGGCTTTCAGGTCAATACCCATGCCATTGGCGATAATGCCAACAAACGGGTTCTGGACAATTACCAGCAACTCGTGACCACCAGCGACAAACGCGCCCTGCGCCACCGCGTAGAGCATGCCCAGGTTTTAAGGCTCGCGGATATTCCCCGCTTTAAACAGCTCGGGGTTATCGCCTCGATGCAGGCCACCCATGCCACCAGCGATAAAAACATGGCCCAGGACCGCCTGGGTAAAGACAGGATAGCCGGCGCCTATGCCTGGCAAAAACTGTTACAAACAGGTGCGACACTGGCGGCGGGTTCGGACTTTCCTATCGAGTCTGCCAACCCTTTTTATGGCTTGCATGCCTCAATTACCCGCCAGGACCATAACAATTTGCCCCGGGGCGGCTGGTTTGCCGACGAGAAAATGACCCGGCAGCAGGCCTTTAAAAGTTTTAGTCTTGACGCGGCTTATGCCGGACACCAGGAGCAGCTGTTAGGCAGCCTGATACCGGGGAAAAAAGCCGATTTTATTTTAATCGATAGAGATATTTTTACCGTCAAGGCAGAAGAGATCTGGCAAACTCAGGTAGTCAGTACCTGGGTCAACGGCAAACAGGTCTATCAAAAATAGAAAGTTTTTGCAGTGAAAAAGCAGTTTCATTTTCCCAAAAGTAAAATGAAACTGTTTTGCAATGAAAGCCGGATCTTAACCATCAAGCCGGTTGCCGCCGGCTTTTTTTGCCGTCAACATCGCATCCATGGCACGCTCGGCCCAGGCTTGCGAATTCTTGATTTCCTTGGTGATCTCCACCAGCCCTAAGCTGATGCTATAGGCAAGATCGGTATTTTTATAGCCGACAATGGCGCCGCTGACCGCTTTGCGTAACTGCTCGGCTAGTGCCTTCGCCTGAGCGGCATCACTGCCGGTTAACAGCAGGGCAAAATCATCGCCGCCATAACGGGCGCAGATATCACCTTCTTTGCTGTATTGGCGGATAAAGCCGGATAAATGGCTGATCACCTCGTCACCGGCGGAAAAACCATGGCTTTCATTGATTTTTTTAAAGTTATCTATAGACAACATCAGCACTGTGCTCGGCTGCTGTGTCCGGGTCCAACGCTTATATTCCGCCTGCAGGCAATGCTGCCAGTGATCCCGGTTCACCAGGGAGCTTAAGGCATCGGTTTGGCTCAGTACCGCCAGCTCGGCATTGACCCGTTCGAGATCTTTTTTACTGACGGCATTGTCGGTGACATCATAAATGATCAGGCACAAGTGGCTGACCTCACCCGTTGCCGAGAGCAAAGGAATAAAGGTCGAATTTTGATACATATAATCGGCAGTGCCGGTAATGGGCCGGTAATTGAGAAATTTAAACAGGTAAGGCCTTTGCTCCCAGATGGTAAAGGCTTTATTTTTTAACAAGAAAACCGACTCGGCTTTACGTTTGAACCAGTCCTCGGGAATTTCATCAAAAAGCGCAAACAGCGACTTGCCCTTGACTTCCCGGGGCAAGAGGCCGCTGTGGTTTTCCATAAAACCGTTCCAGATCTGGACGTGATAGTCGCGATCCAATACCACCAGGCCAACATCTATGTTGTGCAGCATTTCCATCAGCCAGTGTAATTCATTTAACTGAGATGTTTCTAATGACATAATTATTCCAACAAATAAGAAATTTTATGGTTGAGGGTTTTTAGCGATTCTTCGGTAAAGAGTAATAGCAGATCGCATTTAATTGGATAGTTTTCAATTCCATAACTTATTTCTATTGCCAAGGTTCTTTTCCACTTCGCCGCATTCGTTGCAATCAGCTCGGAAATTTTCCTGTGCTGCCCCAGTACCACAGGATGGCCCTGGCTGAACGGCATATCCAGTTGCTCCGACAAGCCGTTTAAACAGGCGCCGATCAGGATATTGGCCATATCCATCAACAGCTCCAGCTCAGTACCTTCATCCAGGGTACACTGGTAGTTCATCAGGGATGCGACATCCTGGAAGCTGGAGTCATTTAAAATCAGCAGTGCTTCCCCGGAAATGCCCGCGCCGATAAAGCCCTGGCAAATACCCGAGGTACTTTCATGGCTTTCTACCGCAGACAGGGCCATGCTCAACTCGCTGACCTCGATTAAATTGACATTCGGGATAGGCAGCATCACAAAAACATCAAGAATACGCGCCAGCAGATCACCGGCCCGTCCCATGGCAACATTGGCAATTTCCTGGTAACAGTCACGTAATTCCGGGTCCAGGCTCAGCTCCTGCTCTGGGGCTGCGCTTGGCTCTTTACTGACAACCGGTGGTGTTGCCTTCTCGACGGCTTTTACCGGCTCTGCGGTTACCGGCGGCAACAGCACTTTTTTAATGTCGCTGTCAGCTTTAGCCGGGCTGCCAGCTTTAACCGGGTTTGCCGTATCGGCTTTTCCTTTGGTAAAGATCCCGTAAGCACTTAATATTTCTGTTAACTTTTCTTTGTTGACGGGCTTTTGGATAAAATCCAGTGCCCCCAGCCCGGTTACCCTCTGGTGGGCTTCCGGCTGGATATCACCGGAAATTACGATCACTAGGGTAGGCAAGTCTTCCTTTAAGATGGTTTCCAGCACCTGGTAACCGTCCATTACCGGCATATTCAAGTCCAGTAACAGTACATCTCCCTTGCCGGCTTTAATGGCTTCTATCCCTTCTGCTCCATTTACTGCAAAGCTTATATCGACATCCCAGTCATCCGGCAGTGAGCGCGCAACTTGCTTACGCGCCATGTTTGAGTCATCACATATTAATAATGGCGTTGACATATCGAGATTGATTCCTAATTTAACGAAGAAATGAGCGAAATACGCTGATTTTTATTGTTTACAGACTCCTACCTAAACATAGATAAAATTACAAATGATTGCACTATTTTATGGCTATTTACCATCGGCAACGTTAAGCTATTGGCTTTCTATCAATAATCAGCCTTATTTTTTTATGAAACTACTGACTTTATTAACATTAGTCACCTTGAATTGTGCCTGCATCTTAACGGCAAATGCCGCGGATTTACAGCAGGATCAACTGCCGCAAACCAATAATTTAGTCAAAGCCGGCAATAAATTTGTCACTTTACTCGGTACTCAGGTGGCCGTTGGCGAAGCCGCCCCGGATTTTAAGGTAGTCAATGAGCATTTTTCCCCGGTAAAACTCAGCGATTTTGTCAATAAAACCGTGCTGATCTCTGTAGTACCCAGCTTAGACACAGGTGTATGTTCGCTGCAAACCAAACGCTTTAATGAAGAAGTTGCCAGCCTCCCGGCAAATGTCACGATATTAACCGTCAGCAACGACTTGCCTTTTGCCCAGAAAC
It includes:
- the tpx gene encoding thiol peroxidase; the encoded protein is MKLLTLLTLVTLNCACILTANAADLQQDQLPQTNNLVKAGNKFVTLLGTQVAVGEAAPDFKVVNEHFSPVKLSDFVNKTVLISVVPSLDTGVCSLQTKRFNEEVASLPANVTILTVSNDLPFAQKRFCKSENIDKVKVLSDAVWRDFGNKYGLLIKDMGLLTRAIFIIDQQGIIAYKELVANISEHPDYDTALTTLKALHPQELTEILATEALPEEAADGQAAKNEIKKQ
- a CDS encoding response regulator encodes the protein MSTPLLICDDSNMARKQVARSLPDDWDVDISFAVNGAEGIEAIKAGKGDVLLLDLNMPVMDGYQVLETILKEDLPTLVIVISGDIQPEAHQRVTGLGALDFIQKPVNKEKLTEILSAYGIFTKGKADTANPVKAGSPAKADSDIKKVLLPPVTAEPVKAVEKATPPVVSKEPSAAPEQELSLDPELRDCYQEIANVAMGRAGDLLARILDVFVMLPIPNVNLIEVSELSMALSAVESHESTSGICQGFIGAGISGEALLILNDSSFQDVASLMNYQCTLDEGTELELLMDMANILIGACLNGLSEQLDMPFSQGHPVVLGQHRKISELIATNAAKWKRTLAIEISYGIENYPIKCDLLLLFTEESLKTLNHKISYLLE